The Desulfobulbus propionicus DSM 2032 DNA segment GGCCGGCGGTGACGGACGGCGGGTTTGACCACCTGTTCCGTGCCCTTGTAGCTGCTGATACCGTCATGTCCGGCTTCCACCCCATCCATCACCCGGCAGGCAAAGCCCTCGCAGTTACCCTCCGGTGCCCATTCCGGCATTTTGGTGTTCAATGTCATTGCTCCTCCTGTGCAAAGGGTTGAAGAAGGGGCATCCCCGCACGGTGCAGCGCAAGGGTGCCCCTTGAGGGATGCGCCTTCCCTATTCAGCGTGCAAACGCGCCTTCAACTCCTCCAGGATCTTCATCGCCGCCACCGGAATGACCGTGCCCGGTCCGAAGATGGCCGCAGCCCCGTGGTCGCGCAGGAATTGATAATCCGGGGCCGGGATAACGCCGCCGATGACGCACATGATGTCCGGCCGTCCCAGCTTCTCCAACTCCTGCACCAGGGCCGGCAACAGAGTCTTGTGACCGGCGGCCAGCGAGCTGAAACCAACAATGTGGGCATCGTTCTCCACCGCCTGACGGGCGGCCTCCTCCGGGGTCTGGAACAGCGGGCCGATATCAACGTCAAACCCCAGATCGGCAAAGGCAGTGGAGATGACCTTGGCACCGCGGTCGTGGCCGTCCTGGCCCATCTTGGCCACCATGATGCGTGGCCGCCGGCCTTCCATCTCCTCGAACTCCTTGGTCATCTGGATAACCTTCTGCACCTCTTCCTTCTCGCTGAATTCCGCCTTGTAGACGCCTGAAATCGATCGAATCACGGCCGTATGCCTCCCCCATTTCTTTTCCAGGGCAAAACTGATTTCACCCAGTGAGGCCCGGGCCCGGGCCGCCTCGATAGACAGGGCCAACAGATTGCCCTCGCCGGTCTCGGCGCAGTGGGTCAGGGCATTGAGTGCTGCCTGACACTTGGGTTCATCACGCTCGGCCTTGAGCTTGGCCAGCCGCTTGAGCTGAGCCTCGCGCACCGCGGTGTTGTCGACCTCCAGGGTATCGAGGGCATCCTCCTTGTCCAGGCAGTAACTGTTGACGCCGACAATCTTCTCGCGGCCGGAGTCGATACCCGCCTGGCGACGAGCCGCAGCCTCCTCGATGCGCATCTTGGGCAGACCGGTCTCGATGGCCTTGGCCATGCCGCCCAGGCTCTCGACCTCCTGAATCAGATCCCAGCCGCGCTTCATAATGGCGCCGGTGAGTGCTTCCAGATAAAACGAACCGCCCCAGGGGTCAGCCGGACGGAGGATGTTGGTCTCGTCCTGCAAATACAACTGGGTATTGCGGGCAATACGCGCCGAGAACTCGGTGGGCAGGGCGATGGCCTCGTCCAGTGAGTTGGTGTGCATCGATTGGGTATGGCCCAAAGCTGCAGCCATACCCTCGATCACCGTGCGGCAGACATTGTTAAAGGGGTCGCCCTCGGTGAGGCTCCAGCCCGAGGTCTGGCTGTGGGTACGCAGGGGCAGGGATTTGACGTTTTGCGGGTTAAAGCTCTTGATGATCTTGGCCCACAACACCCGGGCCGCGCGCATCTTGGCGATCTCCATGAAGTAGTTCATGCCCTGCGCCCAGAAAAAGGACAGCCGCGGGGCAAAGGTGTCGATGCTCATGCCGGCGGCCACACCGGCGCGAGCATAATCCCAGCCGTCGGCCAGGGTGTAGGCCATCTCGATATCCGAGGTGGCGCCGGCCTCCTCCATGTGGTAGCCCGAAATACTGATACTGTTGTACTTGGGCATGTTTTTCGAGGTGTAGGCAAAGATGTCGGAGATAATGCGCATTGAGTTCGCCGGCGGATAGATGTAGGTGTTGCGCACCATGTATTCCTTGAGGATGTCGTTCTGGATGGTGCCGCCCAGTTGCGACTGCTTCACCCCCTGCTCCTCGGCGGCAACAATGTAAAAGGCCATGATCGGCAGCACTGCCCCGTTCATGGTCATGGACACCGTCATCTGATCCAGCGGAATACCGGCAAAGAGCACGTTCATATCCAGGATCGAATCCACGGCCACGCCGGCCTTGCCAACATCGCCGACCACGCGCGGATGATCCGAGTCGTAACCGCGATGGGTGGCGAGGTCAAAGGCGATTGATAATCCCATCTGGCCGGCGGCCAGGTTGCGGCGGTAGAAGGCATTGCTCTCCTCGGCGGTGGAGAAACCGGCGTACTGACGTACGGTCCAGGGCCGCTGCACGAACATGGTGCCGTAGGGCCCGCGCAGGTAGGGTGGAATACCGGCCATGTAGCTGAGGTGGTCCAGACCGTCGTAATCCTTACGAGTGTAAACCGGTTTGACATCGATCTGTTCAACCGTGCGCCAGGCCAGTTCCTCGGCGGTGAGGCCGGTCTCCTTCTTGACCTTGGCGGCCCAGGCCTGATAATCCATGGGCGCAGACACGGGTTTGAAGCCAATGGTGGTAAAATCCGGCGCACTCATGCGATCACCTCCAGGTGTTGTTGCAGTTTGGTGAGCAGTTCCAGGGCATTGACGCGGACGTGCAGGAACTCGTCCACCCCGGCCTCCTTGAAGGCATCGACAAGGTCTTTGGGAAAACCAGCGAGGATGATCATCATGCCGGGATCAGCGGCCTTGAGCTCCTGGGCTAATGGAGGAACAATCTCCGGGTAAGTGGCATCGGTGGAGCAGATGACCACCGCCTTGGCTCCGGAGGCCAGCGTCGCCTGGACGGCTTCGTCCACGGTGGCGAACCCGTTGTTGCCGATGGTCTCAAAGGCACCGACATTGAAAAAGG contains these protein-coding regions:
- the scpA gene encoding methylmalonyl-CoA mutase; translated protein: MSAPDFTTIGFKPVSAPMDYQAWAAKVKKETGLTAEELAWRTVEQIDVKPVYTRKDYDGLDHLSYMAGIPPYLRGPYGTMFVQRPWTVRQYAGFSTAEESNAFYRRNLAAGQMGLSIAFDLATHRGYDSDHPRVVGDVGKAGVAVDSILDMNVLFAGIPLDQMTVSMTMNGAVLPIMAFYIVAAEEQGVKQSQLGGTIQNDILKEYMVRNTYIYPPANSMRIISDIFAYTSKNMPKYNSISISGYHMEEAGATSDIEMAYTLADGWDYARAGVAAGMSIDTFAPRLSFFWAQGMNYFMEIAKMRAARVLWAKIIKSFNPQNVKSLPLRTHSQTSGWSLTEGDPFNNVCRTVIEGMAAALGHTQSMHTNSLDEAIALPTEFSARIARNTQLYLQDETNILRPADPWGGSFYLEALTGAIMKRGWDLIQEVESLGGMAKAIETGLPKMRIEEAAARRQAGIDSGREKIVGVNSYCLDKEDALDTLEVDNTAVREAQLKRLAKLKAERDEPKCQAALNALTHCAETGEGNLLALSIEAARARASLGEISFALEKKWGRHTAVIRSISGVYKAEFSEKEEVQKVIQMTKEFEEMEGRRPRIMVAKMGQDGHDRGAKVISTAFADLGFDVDIGPLFQTPEEAARQAVENDAHIVGFSSLAAGHKTLLPALVQELEKLGRPDIMCVIGGVIPAPDYQFLRDHGAAAIFGPGTVIPVAAMKILEELKARLHAE